The following is a genomic window from Nocardioides thalensis.
AGGCGGGGACGGTTGATCCGCAGGAACTGCTGGATCGACGAGGTGCCGGTCTTGCCCGTCCCGATGTGGAGCACGAGACCGGGGCGGGACACGATCAAGAGACTAACGAACCCAGCGGTTAGGGTGTGGAGCGCCATGAAGAACCTGCTCATCACCGGCGGCGCCGGCTTCGTCGGACGTCATCTCGCGGACTACCTCGCCGGCCTCGGGACCTACCGGGTGACCGTGTTCGACAACGAGTCGCTGGGGGACCGCAGGCACCTCGACCTCGACAAGGTCGCGTTCGTCCCCGGTGACCTCCGCGACGCCGGGCAGGTGCGCGCAGCGCTGGCGGGCCAGGACGCCGTCGTCCACCTCGCCGCCGACACCCGGGTGATGGACAGCATCGAGGACCCGGCCCACAACTTCGACAACAACGTGATCGGCACGTTCAACCTCCTCCAGGCGTGCCGCGAGAACGGCGTCGGCCGGGTGGTCGCGGCGTCGACGGGTGGGGCGATCATGGGCGAGGTGCCGCCCCCGGTGCACGAGGAGATGTCGCCGCGCCCGACGTCGCCGTACGGCGCGTCGAAGCTGATGATGGAGGGCTACCTCAGCGCGTTCTCCGAGTCGTACGGCGTCAGCGGGTGCGCGCTCCGCTTCTCGAACATCTACGGGCCCCGGTCGTTCCACAAGGGCTCCGTCGTCGCCCACTTCTACAAGCGCGTGCTCGCCGGCGATCCGCTCGTGGTCTACGGCGACGGGTCGCAGACCCGCGACTACCTCTACGTCGGCGACCTCGTGGAGGCGATCCGTGCGGCCGTCGAGTCCGACGTCACGGGGCCGCACCAGCTCGGCAGCGGCATGCCGACCTCCCTCA
Proteins encoded in this region:
- a CDS encoding NAD-dependent epimerase/dehydratase family protein, with product MKNLLITGGAGFVGRHLADYLAGLGTYRVTVFDNESLGDRRHLDLDKVAFVPGDLRDAGQVRAALAGQDAVVHLAADTRVMDSIEDPAHNFDNNVIGTFNLLQACRENGVGRVVAASTGGAIMGEVPPPVHEEMSPRPTSPYGASKLMMEGYLSAFSESYGVSGCALRFSNIYGPRSFHKGSVVAHFYKRVLAGDPLVVYGDGSQTRDYLYVGDLVEAIRAAVESDVTGPHQLGSGMPTSLNSLIDGMREATGRDLEVVYEDFRAGEVRNTWCQIDKARAAFGYNPTTPLSEGLKVTWEWFLRAAEDPTLAR